From the genome of Acidobacteriota bacterium:
AAGCGCCGAACCGCCCGTGGCCCCCGCCGCCGCGAATCCCGCGAGACCGCCCATGCCGTGCTCCTCGCGGGCCTTCGGCCCGCTGCCCCGGGAAGGACACGACACCGATCGGCACGGGACGTCAAAGACGCTCAGCGCGCGGCACGGCCGCTCGGCAGGCGCCGTACCGGCCCCGCCCGCCGACCCGCCCGGCGACCCCGGGCGAGCCGGCCGCATCGAGTGGATTCGAAAGGCCGTCCGTCTCCGCAGCTCCGGGCTGCGGGTTCGCTGTCCGTGCTTCCGGCGGCGGAAGCGGTCCGCCGCCCCGTCGGTCCGGTGGCGCGCGCGGGTTCGGAGATGCCGGGACGTGGAGCCCGCGCGGGAGTCCGCGCGGAGCGCCGGGCCGCCCCCCGGCCTGCCGGCCGGGCCGCCGCAGGAGACCCCGCTCGCCGCCACCAGGTCATGTCTTCCCTTCGTGCCGGGCCGCGGCGCTCCCGCGACCCGCCGGAGGGCCTCATCCCCCCGGTGGCGCCGATGTTAGCGGCGGCCGATCAGGCGGTCAAAACGGCGGAGTCAGCGCGACGCGGCCGCCGCAGCGGCCGGTCGCGCTCCGGGAGCCCCCTCTCCGCCCCCCTTGGCGTCGGACTTCTCCCCTTCGCCGCTCCGCTTCTTGCCGGAACGCTCCCCGCCGGACCGCGAGCGCCCGTAACCGTCGGCGAACCAACCGCCTCCCTTGAGAACGAACGAGGACCGGCTGATCAGTTTCTCGAGCGGGCCCCCGCACTTGCCGCACCGCTTGAGCGGCCGGTCGGAGAACTTCTGCATGACCTCGAACTCGTCCCCGCAGGCTTCGCAACGGTACTCGTAGATCGGCACGGTCGTCACCTCACGGGCGCCCGGCCCCGGCGGTCGGCGGGGCGGTGCCAGGCCCCTTGTCTAAGATGGCTCCCCGGGCCTGTCAATGCGCAGCTCCCGCCTCCAGGATCCCGGTGCCGGAGTCGAAGACGGCTACCGGACGGAACCGGACGAAGTCGGACGCGACGAAGGCCAAGCGGACCCCGTGCAGAAGCCCGCGTGGAGCCCAGGCGTGGTCGTCGGCGTGAAGGTGCCCGTAGACCGCCAGATCGACGCCCGCCTCCGCCAGCATCCGGAGGACCTCGGTGGGAGCGCCGTCCGGTCCCGCCGGCGGGAAGTGAAGCACCGCGATCAGCCGGTCCCCGGCCCGGCGCAGGCGGCGGGCGGCGGCGAGGGAAGCGTCGAGCCGCGCCAGCTCCCGGCGGTAGAGGGGAGGGTCGCGCACCGGATCGGACCACGGCAGGCCCGGGAGGTTCCACCCCCTCGCCCCGCAAAGGACGACACCTTCCTCGAGCCGGAGGGCGTCGCGGTGGAGGATCGCCAGGCCGGCGGGAAGCGAG
Proteins encoded in this window:
- a CDS encoding zinc ribbon domain-containing protein, which translates into the protein MPIYEYRCEACGDEFEVMQKFSDRPLKRCGKCGGPLEKLISRSSFVLKGGGWFADGYGRSRSGGERSGKKRSGEGEKSDAKGGGEGAPGARPAAAAAASR
- a CDS encoding phosphohydrolase gives rise to the protein MKIFAIGDPHLSFGRPKPMDVFGEVWSDHAERLAREWDRTVGEEDVVLVAGDISWAHTLEEAAPDLRYLASRRGRLKVLLKGNHDSWWTSAAKVRASLPAGLAILHRDALRLEEGVVLCGARGWNLPGLPWSDPVRDPPLYRRELARLDASLAAARRLRRAGDRLIAVLHFPPAGPDGAPTEVLRMLAEAGVDLAVYGHLHADDHAWAPRGLLHGVRLAFVASDFVRFRPVAVFDSGTGILEAGAAH